The window CAATGGCTCACCACCAGCCAAGAACGCTTCCTCCcctccgcagcagcagcagcagcagcagcagccggccTCTCCTCACCTGCTGTGTGCCTCCCAGATCAAGTTAGAAAGTAGTCCGGAGCTGATTAGTGCAAAGCCCACCCAATCACAGCCTCAGGTTCAGATTCAGTACTCAACCTCCATCAGCACTAATGGCTCTCAACACGCACTGGTTCACCATCAAGCTCCACCTTCATCTCAGCTGCGGCCTAATGGAGTAACGATGGAGGACCTGAGGGCGATGGATGGGAAGAGGAGGCCAGGAgggtgcgcgcgcgtgtgtgtgtgtgtgtgtgtgtgtgtgtgtgtgtgtgtgtgtgtgtgtgtgtgtgtgtgtgtgtgtgtgtgtgtgtgtgtgtgtgtgttaaagttgATATAAAGTGTAGATGAGTTTTTGGTTgtatttgatcatttattttgtttccagAGCGGGGACCAGAGAGGTGCATAATAAACTGGAGAAGAACAGGTTAGTCATAATAAACTTCTAATTTATTTTAGTTGGTGtcaatataaataaagaaagcagccctgttttttttttgcatgaccACCACACACAAAGTTTCTTTTTAGTGTTTATCACATTTTTCCTGAAAGAGTTTCATCAGGCCAGAGGTCATGGCATTTCATCAACCTTTACAAAACCATTAAATCCTTCTCAAGCATGCAAAATTGGAGTCATGAGGTCTCTTTAAATGACCACAACTTGGTTAACCTCTCAAGCAAATGATCGACTTACTAATAAATGGTGAATATTCTCCCAAGACGGTAAGCTAATGACAACCCATATCAAAAGTGTGACCCTTTCTCGTTTCTGACTCTTGGCCCTTCAGGCGAGCACACCTCAAAGAGTGTTTTGAGACACTGAAGAAGAACGTTCCAAATGTTGACGAGAAGAAAACCTCCAACCTCAGTGTTCTCCGCAGTGCTTTGCGTTACATACAGGTAgagtttaaatacattttctcagCTATAAGTCTTAACATACTTGTGCGGCCCGACACAGTATTTTGGGTACCCGCTATTTTTTAATCTCATTGTTTTCATCTTTCTTCGGTATTGAGTTGATTGGTTCAGCTCTGGGAACAGCACATGCTTTGGTCCAGTGGAATTGATATACAATGCCTGTTTGTTAGCCATTTAGCCCTTTTGTGTTGGTTAGTCCCTTTCACTATGATATGGCATCCACCAAATATTGGTGAATCAGCCTATAAGAAAGTGGTGAATATATCCTATGTTTTATTATATGTGTCTATACAATgtcatgattttttattttatttttttacaacacaGAGTTTACTTTTCTTGagaacattggtttgcattttAAGCATTTCGGTGAGATTCTTATCCAGCAGAAGTGTTATGTAACTGGAGTCATGTGTCTCATCAATTAAATAACTAAATGATGGAGTAACATTTTTCTGGGGAAGTATTTGTAGTTGTGTAGAGAAGTAACATTGCATTGCTGACGGTGGTGTGGGGGAAGGAACCGTGCAGCCCGAAGAgctgagggtttttttttctactaaaGTAGATGAGGGAGGATTTCTGCACTGTGGCAATAATAAATTGCAGCCCGGAGCTAGATACGGTGCTTCCTTTTTTGTGGACTAGAAGCTTCATGATTTTGAGTTCAGTGGAATATGCAATGGGGAGTCAGTGGAAAGGAGCTAAATTAGGCTGTGAGATGGAAGAACTTGTTCAAAACTAGACTGGCTGCAAGATCTCCCAGCGTTCAGGGAGAAGAACAAGGATTTGAGGCAATCTTTGACATGAGATGATGATGGTGAGGAAATCTATACAGCACAGCTTACTTTAAGTTTCAGTGTTTTGAAAGAAAGTTACAGAGGACTGGTCACTCCATTCGTAAGCCACAAAAACAAATGCCAAAAATAGTATATATAATGGTGGTAGCTGCTAGTGCTGAAACAGTCAGTGAATGAATCAATTAGTCGATCGACAGAAAGTAAATCAACAACAAATTTGATAACTGAGCATAAATGTCAAATATTCTGCGACGGCTACTCCAAAGTAAAGATTTACTGCTTCTctctattatatattatatattacagtatatattgaATATTTGAAATTTGAAGATGCTCCTTTGGGTTCTGGGAATTTAtcaaaggcatttttttttttactattttcagttttttatagACACGGAAACCTAAACTGAGATTGCTTTTTGTTCTTGTGGTAAAGTAAAATTAACCTGGACTCTTTAATTTAGACAGCAGACCTTTGTAAAGTATTAACACAAtttatatcaacataatatgCTTCTACTGAAAGTCTATAACaataatattacattattttccaaTTTACCAAGGCAACCTAACACAGCTCCACTGTTTAGAAATTCTATCTGAATAGAGCTGTGTGTAACCACTGCTCTGTATATTTCTCCACCTTCTCTAAACTATAATGTATTCAGTAGGTTTtatagacccaatcacaatgtttctGGGTAGAAAACCCCTGAGTCCTGTTCATACAATTCACAGGGTTAAGCTAACAGGGACGAGGAACAACTGCatatactctcatctcattcatctaaaatgcatgtttgattgTTTTATATTTCAACTCTTTCACTAAACTTAGGTTGGAGACCTAATTTAactgttgggccacagactaaagaaaatgacaccacccaaactagcagttAGTCCGACTGGcggtgagatgttgctgttcgtaacgctagatttggtttatcaaagacgctatcaaagcaacacagtacagaaaaaaagcagaacagaaatgtcagaaagGTCGGACCATcgtgtttaactatatatctttaaatgttacagttacggctgaaaatgacaacaaaaatcaATAAGTTTGCTATATTTCACAATTCAAATCAACTGTCATTTGTCTACCCAAATGTTTGTGTTAGTGTGACGTCATGGTGATTCGGTCTATTGTAGAAGAGTGACTCAcccctcttcccccccccccccccccccccaccccccacccccatctcTCTTGGTGCCTCTTCTCGTGTAAGCCTGTAAACCTCAGTCTCTCTCCTTGAGCCATGTGAGATCTGAGCACATGGCTAGCGCAAGCCTGGTGACGTCACCACAGCTCACCCACTCCGATCTGCTCTGCACCTCTCGCCTGCTGAGAGACAGTGATAGGTACCGGCTAACACAGTGTTTCCATGGTTATAACAGTTGAATAGGTGCAGATTTGCAACAGctgtttaatattttctttgtcttctaACCCCCATCTTTCTCCACCTCTTCTCTTCATCTCTGTCCATCTCGTcctgtgtctctctgctgtcctATTGGTATCCATAGCAACAGTCAGCAGGTGGCCAGGGCActgtagtctgtgtgtgtgtgtgtgtgtgtgtgtgtgtgtgtgtgtgtgtgtgtgtcgtaatGGCTAAACCTATCTAATTCTGGTTATATTGgtctttttgtcaccttttttcttAGAGAGGGCGTCTTGAAAGAGGAAGGATAAAGGTGGCATAGATGAAGCGGAAGAGGAGGGGGCAAGGGTGTCGAGGGAGTGATGGATGCAGGAGTAGAAGGAGAGGGGGTGTGGGATGGAAGTGTAGAGGAGGAGGGGTTTGGGGTTGGGAGTGAGCTGAAGCACACGACCGGCAACCGTCCAGTCACATCGCCCCTTATGTGTAATTACCTCCATGCTTCACCCAATTAGATAGCTCCTTATGTTTTTTATAAACTGCTGCTCAAGCAGCCAAATCCTCACAGATGAGGTTGCCAAGGAAACTGCTATGGGTGACAGCTGTTTCCTTGGTGATTTGGTGCAGGCCTAATGGTGTCTGGGTTTGAAGACCTTGTAGTGATGTTCACGGATGCACAAGCATTTGTAGTTCCTCTGTGGCCAACTTGAGCTAGGAAATGTCTGTGTGACCGTATGTGTGTCAGTAGTGTGATGCTTTGTCTTAGAAGTATTTAAGAGGGAGTATATTCAGTGATTGTGCATATGCAGCAGacaatatgaaatatgaaataaccGATATGAAGCAGCTGGAATAACTTTTCTAGTAAAGACAGAAATGAACAGAAATGTTACACGGTCTTAATCTGATTTGCTGTCATTCATTTCCAAATCCACTGCTTCTTCATGACCTCTAAAAGGGAAATGGGGAAAAAGGCTGCATGTGTGGAAGCACGTAGAGGGGGAGGTGTTGGATAAGAGATTTTGAGCTGTTATAATATGACAAAGTTTACCAGGTCTGGACTGGTAGCTGTTGCAAAAATGGCTGTAAATTTTGATGGGAGCTGGCCTGCGTGTGAGGCAGTCACATGCCTGCAGAGAGTAAACAGCTTTGCTCACTGAAGTGAGTGTCCTGTAGTTGGATCATGTGTCCCCATGCTCTCATTttatgttctctctctctctctcgtattTCCATCCTTATCTTCCCTTTTTTGGTTGCCCCAATAGGACAGGAAACTGTTTTCTACTAGGTCTTTTTTTCAGAAATTATTCCGACTATTCAACAAGTCCGCTGGATATTTAGTTTCCAGTAATGTAATGACAGAACCAGCTGCCAACATCAACAACTTACAGCATTTGACTGGTTTTTGTTTCTGATTTACCAGCATAATCCCTTAGCCCCTTTCTTTCCCACCTCTCAACCCATTTTCCTTTTGtacctcccttctctctcccctttccctcactcctccctagTAATCTGTAAAATGTCCTTAGCCTGTCATACTGTTTGGTGTTCATGCGTCAGCTGACCCACACAGAAACTAGGTCAAAGAGACGGCATGGTGAGGCTGGAACAGCTCTATCTAAATCtttcggtttagttttttttctttttgtgtctcctgctgtgttttgtcttccttgtttcatttgtaaatctacaaacacacatgcagctcAGCACATGACAATGCTGTGCTCAGAATGAATACTTTCATTCAGTGTGACTGTAATGTTTAGGCTACAGTCACTGACATCAGAATTGTTGGGATGATGATGaactgaatgaatgaacgaTTGGTGGAAATGGCAGGACGTTTACTCCCACACTGACCCTGTTGTCTCAAAAAACAAGCATGATATCCAGGAAATGGGAGGAGCTTCAGTAGATGACATCAACAAAAGCAATGTGAATATGCTTGAATTTGCATGTGTGCTTTCCTGTTGGTGTATGAAACTGAGTGAGCATGGGGAACATTGTGTTTCAGGATTGTGCAAGCAGGGAGAAATGTGGGAGTGGCCAAGActgcacagagaaagaaagttGGTCTTAATTCCCCTTTCTGTTGCAATGCCAGTTCTGTGAATGATTTAAAACCAATTCCAGCTCCATAGCCTGTACATAAGGTATATTCTAGTGGAGATAATGGCCTCAGACAGAACaagttctttgtttttttccgcCGTTTTTAAAAGTATATTTTATTTCCCTGTTTCCCCTGTTTTATGATCTGCCCCGGTTTCCGTGTTAATTTGCTGTTGCTGGAGTTAACTATTAATGTAAACTCACACTAAACACTTCCTCCATCCGTTTCATATTAACACATGCCCAGTATTTCAGAAGGTATTACTTCCCTCTACTTCTTTACTCTCTACTTCTCTACTTCCCTCAAAAAGCTTTTATTGAAAACTTCTGCAAACTTCTTTAATAGCAGATAAACACAGAagtaacaaacaacaacaaagcattaTTGATCAGAACTACTTGCCTAAATGAGGACAGTATTTATTGTTCTGAGCGACCAAGGTTGACTATTGAATGACTGTTGTACTGATGAAAATAATGCTGTGGAAATAAAAATCATGCAGAACTTGCATGCTAATGTGAGCCATTGTTGCATATAttcttttccacattttttttttctggcctTTATTTGTTTATGCAGATTGGACCTCAGCTTAATacagacatttatttgataattgATCCAGTACATTTGTCAACCACGTACCATTCACAAATCCTTATACCGTGATTgtgtattagaagtattttccAGTGTTTTTAGATGTACTAGTGATCTATTCTGATGTCTTTGTCTCCCCTGGAAGACTCTGAAGCGTAAGGAGAAGGAGTATGAGCACGAGATGGAGCGTTTGGCCAGAGAGAAAATCGCAACGCAGCAGCGGCTGACCGAGCTGAAGAACGAGCTCAGCCAGTGCATGGATGTTATCGAGATCGACAGAGTCCTCCGACAAACTATGCAGCCGGAGGACGACCAGGCCTCCACCTCCACCGCCTCAGGTACAGGGATGAGATACAACAACTCGCAGCAATACATGCATACCTGATCCTTTTCTACAGAACTAATCATGTACAATACACAAGTGTAATAGCAGTTTTTTTAGTGGCAGGGTATGCATGGGAGAGTAAGTCTTGGTTCGATAGTTTGAATTTCAGTTTACCTCTTGACTGTGTCTCAGTGGacattatatttacataaaCGTGTGGGTGTGGTGGGGGGGCTTGACATTAAAAAGTGGTGCAAGGGTGTAAAAGAGTAATTGAAAGTGGTTTGGAGTGCACGCTTGCGTGTCAAGCAGTCAGCAGCTGGCCCCCGGTGACTAGAAGCGGAGCACACAGAGCAAAAGGCTGTTGTCCTGCTGCGTGCGGTCTCTATCAGTGTTAACGAGCACATTTTCAGCTCTCTTTTCTCAGCGTTAAGCTGTTATGTGAGAGACGCAGTTACGGCATCTTACTTTTTTGGGATCGTCTTTTACTATTTTTAAGTGCACCCACactttagattttcttttcccaGACATTTTCAGTTAAAGATTTATATCCCTGCCGCCAAGATGCTCCTCCATCGGTCACGGATCATGGAAAGTGAAACTGAAATCTGTCATGGTGCGGTTGGATTTATTCACGCACATTAAAACGAtttatgttttaaaagattctttcttttcacatttttatttacagcattatatgtttatatgtatatCATAATAGGCTTTATATTAACTTATTGGGAGAAAACAGGTAGTTCTATGTAAAATCTGACATTGAGCACCCCCATGTAGCAAAAATGGCACGATCCTCATTTCGTAACGCTGCTGCGAAGATTCGACTGTGAGGTTGGCAGTCGAATCAGGCTCCTTCGATCGAAGCATCGAATATTCGACTGTACGGGGTCACCCCTAGCGCGCACACAGAGTTCATACACATGGCACTGTTTCTTGGATCGTATCATGATGACTAACAGTTTCCTCTCTGGTCTACAGAAGGAGAGGACAACTTTGAGCAGGACATTGACGAGGATTTCCCCGCTCCTCCTGCTCCCACGTCCCTCCCCAAACCAACACCCCCCATCTTACAAGCCCAGCCGCTCCTCACCTCTCACCTGTCAATCCAGCATGCCACCCTGCCTCTTTCTGGAGTCCTGACCACGCCCTCCCCCTCTGCTACCCATCAAGCCATCGCGCCTGCTCCGGCCCCAGGTCTGCTGCCCGCCCATCCCATTCAGCCCCCGGCAATGCAGGTCCAGTCCACCGTCATCGCTCATGCTGCCGTCTCCCACCCTTCAGTCATCCAGGCTGTCAATCATGGCCTGCCAGCAAATCACAAGCACCTAATGCACATAGCCCCGTCACCTGGCCCCATCTCCTCCATCCCTCAGCCAATCGCAGCAGCACCCGCTGCCGCCACTCACCAGTCGATAGCTGCCCAGCCGATCGGACACATCACCGTTCACCCGGTGGCTCACCTGGGAGGTCCCCTGCCGTCCCACCTCCCGACTCTCTACCCCCAGGGCGTGTCTGTCTCCCAGTCCACCATGGTGGGCCACATCACTCACACCTTCACCCATCACACCCTACCGCACGTCCAGGCTAATCCTCAAGTTAACACTAATGGAGCCCAGGTGACCAGCGCAGCCGTGATCAGCCAGGGGAGCCCATCGCTAGGGAAACCGACAGCAGTGCTGGCCCCCCACCCCCAGCTGGTTGGACAGGCTGCCGTCCTCAACCCTGTCACTATGGTTACAGTCCCAACCTTTCCTGTCAGCACACTCAAACTTGCCTGAAAGAATAAAACAAGGGTGGGACTGATGGAAGTTAGTTGAAGGAGAGAAAGATTCAGAACCTCCTGGATGAGTTTTCACACTCCTATCAATAATCAATAGCAGAGAATCTCTGACAGACAAAATCAACTTTTTTGGACAACTTGTGATGAATATCTCCAGAGATATTTCGGTCACAGCTCTGTTAGTTTGTGAACAATGACATTAAAGCAGAGTCCGTGGATCAGGCCATTGTTTGTGAAAATAAGACTGTGACATTTGTCTGCGCTGCAAAAACAGGAACTCTGTtttaccttccttccttccttgccttcttctctcctttctttccttcctcctccccttcctttACAACCAAAAGCACTAACATAATAAGCTCAGTTCACACTCAGGCATCAAGGATTTACCTTAACTATTCATTCACTCATTGAGGGAAAACGCAAGGGAGAGAGTTGTTTGTCGTTGGACTGTTGCCAAGGCAATATAGTATGTGCccgtatttatatttatatcatGATGTCACATGGGACATATTGGTGGAATAATGTCACTGATGTGTTTGAGAGCAGGATGAGGGAGCTCGGGAACTCACTGATCCGAATGAATTACAGACAGGTATGATCAAGTGGGAAGTAGACCACATTGCATCGTCTTCTTATTTTCTGATGCAGTTCTTTACTTTTTGACGTCGGGAACAGTAGTTCCCAGACATGAAAGTTACTAATTTATATTGcctctaaaaaagaaaaatccttcGCTTTTGCTTCCGATCTTGCTCCATGAAGTTACCGTTAGGCCCTCTCCATCTTCCTCCAAATGAAGGTTCCTCACCACTGCACTTGGCACCAAACACCTTGCAAATAGtttaagaaaaataatgaaCAGTGCAATAATAAAACCAGATCCAATCTGCAAGACAAAAAGAAGGAAAACCAAACAACCTCATTGTCTTTGGTGTCACAAGTGTCCCATTCAAGAGTTATTTTATCCACTACCCCTTATGGCTTTCTTTTCGGAGGGCAATGTTTGCTCAACATACAGACGCATCTGTTTTTACTGGCTTTGTGGAGATGTCCAGAGACAACTTGACCTTTGCCTGTTGGTCACTGGAGATTGTATTTCCTTGTAGGAAGTTCACCAAACTACAGATTTAAAGGTCGAGCAACAAGTTTGAGATAAGCAGTCAGAAAGAAAAGACTTAAATGTACCATTGGAAAACCAAGCTAGgattagaaaatgttgaaaaagtaatcCATGCAGTCAGTTAAATGTAAAAAGGTAGTGCACTCCACTTGTAATGTGATTAACTGCCCACAGTGAAAGACTTGGCCAGAattaaatgtcatgttttcaAACCAATCAAGGCCAGTTATGGACTGTTTGGACATCATGCTGAACACAAATCTACATTATCGCAAATGCCTGATATTTGGGTGTTGAATTTTAATGTCAAAGACAGAAAAGATCCCGTACAACTGCTCTCAAAACATTTAGTGACAGGTTTTCATCCTCTTCACTCTGATGCAACAGCTCCCTCTGCTGCCTCATCCCAGACCTCATActgatgtttctctctctctctcacacacacacacacacacacacacacacacacacacacacacacacacacacacacacacacacacacacacacacacacacacacagcacttggGCACGACACAAACCTCCTGCACAGGCTTTTAAAACGGCGAGAGACATGTTGAGTGTACAAGTTCACTTTTGAcccttaaaacaaaaaaatcttaacTCAAGAAACACTCCTGACTTACTTTTTCTGCTGCATCATATTACATACAGTGTGTGACTTTGGTCACATGAGAAACTCTTAACTGCCGAAAAGATTGTGAGGTGTGGATGAAAGCTCAAGAAAAGCttgtaagtggaccttgagttaagattaTTTGTTGTCAAACTAGGGGAGATACATTTGTCTCAATTAAAAGTATTGGAAAAAAAGTTTGGATATAGCACAAAATATTAAGAAGACTGGAGAAAGGCCTAAAACCAGTTTACATTTTATTGCAGTTTTGTGAAGAATAATTTGGCAGTGACGTGACCTTTTTCCAAAAACCCACCATATCGAACACCATGCCAAATCTTCTACTCCAGTCCAGAAAATCTGTTTCAAAATGGAAAATGTGTTGACACCGACtattctttgtgtgtatgtctatgtatgtttatgtgcacacatttaaaacatttatggCTTCACAGCCTTCTTGCCAGCCTATACATGTCATACCATGAAATCTTCCATCAGTTTATGTGTATGTAGTCAATGTTGCGTGGATCTGCTCCTCGCCTCTTCTGCTGTTTCTGTACGTTATGTCTGTATATGTGACTGTATTCAATATGTTTTATATTCTGTACTATAGTTAATCCTACTGTACctgtagcgtgtgtgtgtgtgtgtgtgtgtgtgtgtgtgtgtgtgcgcgcagcaatttttttttacacagaggTGATTTATGGTATGAGCCTGTTTGGGTGCTATCGTGTGTGCCTATACTCAGTTTTGCTGAACACTGTGACAACTCTGGCAAAACACGAACACATTGAGCAAATGGAAGAGACAAAGATATActgtcatgatttttttttttttttttttaaatgtttttaagtttTCCATTTTGTGAGTTGGACTGAGACATGGagtggaaaaagtaaaaaagaaaagaaaaatgttgctCTTTTCCTGATAACATAATGTCTAATATTCAATTTGAGTTTTGTAATATTTGTATGTACGAATGAAAGTTTAGTAAATTTGTGATCGTATGCACGTTTTGGCATATGAGTGTATGTATCTTAAAATTTGAAATGCTCGtttctttttggttttgttttgcatgTAGATTGCCGTttagtttcttttgtttttctgtttatttttggGACCATGTACAATACTGTATAACGTGGGCAGGATCTTGGACCTCATGCTACATTGatattatatatgaatataaaaaCAAGTTTTCCCTATGGAGAAAGTTTTAAGTTATATATCGCCTGTACACTTTGGGCTGCCTTTTAGATCTAACTGTCCACTGTTTAAGATAACAATGATGATAATAGATAAAACATATTAATGATGAAGAATTATGCTGATGAAATAATAAAGATTCTTAATAAATCTTATTACATTTACAACACATCTTGCTCCTGTATTTATTGGTCTTGTGTAGAGAAACAGACTGCATATAAACTGTTAAGGAAGcttttttat is drawn from Sander vitreus isolate 19-12246 chromosome 13, sanVit1, whole genome shotgun sequence and contains these coding sequences:
- the mntb gene encoding MAX network transcriptional repressor b, with amino-acid sequence MRGSTFCLAGLKIYRLLSGEAQATTSSCGCEPCTRRFLPGHYLSPRPFSVPGHRVACREGLRAMSIDTLLEAARYLEWQAQQQQITREEEQRREKELINREAESRRVELVTSLSQPIRANHVTWGDDTHRQQLHHPLAPPPPSLPPPQVPIAVIPMVPVVTATPSVPHLPLTTQIAAAATSLNGSPPAKNASSPPQQQQQQQQPASPHLLCASQIKLESSPELISAKPTQSQPQVQIQYSTSISTNGSQHALVHHQAPPSSQLRPNGVTMEDLRAMDGKRRPGGAGTREVHNKLEKNRRAHLKECFETLKKNVPNVDEKKTSNLSVLRSALRYIQTLKRKEKEYEHEMERLAREKIATQQRLTELKNELSQCMDVIEIDRVLRQTMQPEDDQASTSTASEGEDNFEQDIDEDFPAPPAPTSLPKPTPPILQAQPLLTSHLSIQHATLPLSGVLTTPSPSATHQAIAPAPAPGLLPAHPIQPPAMQVQSTVIAHAAVSHPSVIQAVNHGLPANHKHLMHIAPSPGPISSIPQPIAAAPAAATHQSIAAQPIGHITVHPVAHLGGPLPSHLPTLYPQGVSVSQSTMVGHITHTFTHHTLPHVQANPQVNTNGAQVTSAAVISQGSPSLGKPTAVLAPHPQLVGQAAVLNPVTMVTVPTFPVSTLKLA